A single region of the Portunus trituberculatus isolate SZX2019 chromosome 29, ASM1759143v1, whole genome shotgun sequence genome encodes:
- the LOC123510634 gene encoding titin homolog isoform X1 has protein sequence MVWPPTFSPAECPGLDHAITRCSRVCPRGCQTPDSTNTGNTELKESTSRPQLTKSSPGTHRPSNTGHNPSVLKSSAFRGTAFGSRAPNDSWRQPKEVFDQRDIQTQDISRHESTGINQGEKHTQRGRGKPRPVAENLELHIRNKFTMPKPSYSYTKILKSKQPVNNASVPETKSVKQDFSFSNDSHWPTLGESLPLYKTPEKNSKASKTEKRDSNPWVKKSNESSPTKFLTKNPWQEKGMAEQATDAFIQHKTTETNSPLKSPGKNTSPQQERSKPEHNRDASVRPKSIETNNSTKKFANISGVTRQERSTAEQFTGDSVRSRITGGNSKAHENSVKTKQSHTQRKAETNSRSDHNAIENKKPNLPKDKSNEYNQEPRSQKSYAKTATNTDVKEIHKQNQEGTQAKQNTEQNDSDLFQWQVIGEKKNKIKKPKIKPEDELGDSAQFPKLVRGDGNKHRVLPDKPAQDDKIRENQENINKKKYVDVPKGKGANSTSTREASEGAIRKDTKTLKPSQKEKKKPRPTRVTSLANCSNKKEIRANPKAAITSNTAEAAAAAAPKPLSEEALQKKLAFKLMKKEEKMRKREMKILQARMASRDTKVSVISSVFLEKTQATNKTSMQPSNQINLTFEEYPSLQMQRKVTKRDLPQTPRSLPSHTDTCRYSPSLTPGTSDHQASPSLQTTTEISQNSDNKLAGVTKTSQKVRQKSDDLLSGLLPINASDDDDDDGGGLEQAAVTYRKALLSAKAIKVAKQDTMHSEPPAKTLMDVSPPKKQIRTKDPLTLNLQALAAKCRKNKKREAAYLEEKYLSAKRKDDRDDEFPARKPGSSVLPKVAGVVAKRGKINTKKPKKRKISRVMKCKIEKRQKEAVAMQLLLAQINARQQEQQQELSEALSTANNENENPTVVKTAVNSDTNEPPHTTTQTETTLDSNTQESSEARIGDSATSEPPNTATKTETDKEGERKACKAEDGKKQESDQEKNEGRTEDNDENKENSSKSSNINPQLVKTPSDDKPKIIWKIKETQEAIAQDSTPALDKTSNSDTSTEGKETTQQSSDEPKSFQSPAQLQLLANDPLVVKKASELLEILKAESKPVGPREYCHQVVTPEVNAVAKELILTLMAFQKRHYQRDPTKARIRKRYVCGLKETTKLMGKMSCVIMAPNIQQCEGPGSLDDTVEKLLNQAEKLKVPVVFALSTKEMKYLCRKSSRKVSCFGIINYQGAQDIFQRLMQLMPEAQKQYQELVASGQCSLPKDGEDEEEEEEEGEPLKKDLTSEIVNRTKSLLMAP, from the exons ATGGTGTGGCCTCCTACCTTCTCTCCAGCCGAGTGTCCAGGCCTGG ATCATGCTATCACCAGATGTTCCAGAGTTTGTCCCAGAGGATGCCAGACTCCTGACTCCACAAACACGGGTAACACTGAGCTAAAGGAAAGCACCAGTCGGCCTCAGCTCACCAAGTCCTCACCAGGCACACACAGACCATCAAATACAGGACATAACCCCTCTGTTCTCAAGAGTTCTGCTTTCCGAGGGACGGCATTTGGTTCAAGGGCGCCAAATGATTCATGGAGGCAACCTAAAGAGGTGTTTGATCAGCGGGACATTCAAACACAAGACATAAGTAGACATGAAAGCACTGGCATTAACCAAggcgaaaaacacacacagcgaGGCAGAGGGAAGCCAAGACCGGTCGCTGAGAACCTTGAACTACACATCAGGAACAAATTCACAATGCCCAAGCCGTCTTACAGCTACACTAAGATCCTGAAGAGCAAACAGCCTGTGAATAATGCAAGTGTACCAGAAACAAAGTCAGTCAAGCAAGATTTCTCCTTCAGCAATGACAGTCACTGGCCAACATTAGGCGAGTCACTTCCTCTATACAAGACACCAGAGAAGAACAGCAAAGCATCcaagacagaaaagagagacagtaaTCCTTGGGTTAAAAAGAGCAATGAAAGTTCACCAACAAAATTTCTCACCAAAAATCCGTggcaagagaaaggaatggcAGAGCAGGCAACTGATGCTTTTATACAACACAAAACTACAGAAACAAACTCCCCTTTGAAATCTCCAGGAAAAAATACAAGTCCACAGCAAGAAAGAAGTAAACCAGAACACAACAGAGATGCATCAGTGAGGCCAAAGAGTATAGAAACAAACAATTCCACAAAGAAGTTTGCAAACATCTCTGGAGTCACAAGGCAAGAAAGAAGCACAGCAGAACAATTCACAGGGGACTCAGTAAGGTCACGTATTACAGGTGGAAACTCTAAGGCCCATGAAAATAGTGTTAAGACAAAACAATCTCACACtcaaagaaaagcagaaacaaATTCTCGTAGTGATCACAatgcaatagaaaataaaaagccaAATCTTCCAAAAGACAAGAGTAATGAATATAACCAAGAACCAAGAAGTCAGAAGAGTTATGCAAAAACTGCCACAAACACTGACGTCAAAGAAATTCATAAACAAAACCAGGAGGGCACTCAAGCTAAACAAAACACCGAACAGAACGACTCAGATCTTTTCCAGTGGCAGGtaataggagagaagaaaaataaaatcaagaaaccCAAAATCAAACCAGAAGATGAGTTAGGTGACTCTGCTCAGTTTCCAAAGCTTGTTAGAGGTGATGGGAACAAGCATAGAGTCCTGCCTGACAAGCCAGCCCAGGATGACAAGATAAGAGAGAATCAAGAGAAcatcaacaaaaagaaatatgtggATGTGCCAAAAGGTAAAGGTGCAAATTCCACATCCACTCGGGAGGCAAGTGAAGGTGCAATTAGGAAAGACACAAAGACACTCAAACCAagtcagaaggaaaaaaagaaaccacgACCAACAAGAGTGACGAGTCTAGCAAACTGCagcaataaaaaggaaataagagctAATCCAAAAGCAGCTATCACCTCCAacacagcagaagcagcagcagcagcagcaccaaagCCTCTGAGTGAAGAAGCCTTACAGAAGAAACTGGCTTTTAAacttatgaaaaaagaagagaagatgaggaagagagaaatgaagattcTCCAAGCTCGCATGGCATCAAGAGACACAAAAGTTTCAGTGATATCGTCAGTTTTCTTGGAGAAGACACAGGCGACAAACAAGACATCAATGCAACCTTCCAACCAAATTAACTTAACCTTTGAGGAATACCCATCCTTACAAATGCAGAGAAAGGTGACCAAGAGAGACCTCCCTCAGACCCCAAGAAGCCTTccatcacacacagacacttgccGATACTCACCAAGCCTCACACCAGGCACCAGTGACCACCAAGCCTCACCAAGCCTTCAGACAACCACTGAGATCTCACAGAACTCTGATAACAAACTTGCCGGGGTcaccaaaacatcacaaaaagtACGACAAAAGAGTGATGACTTGCTGTCAGGGCTTCTACCAATAAAtgccagtgatgatgatgatgatgatggtggtggtttagagCAGGCTGCAGTTACCTACAGGAAAGCTCTTCTCTCAGCAAAAGCCATAAAGGTGGCAAAGCAAGACACAATGCATAGTGAGCCTCCTGCCAAAACCCTGATGGACGTATCACCACCAAAGAAGCAAATCAGAACCAAAGATCCACTGACACTCAACCTCCAAGCCCTCGCTGCTAAAtgtaggaagaacaagaagagagaggcaGCGTATTTGGAGGAG AAATATTTGTCTGCCAAGAGAAAGGATGACAGAGATGATGAATTTCCTGCTAGAAAGCCAGGGTCTTCTGTGCTGCCCAAG GTGGCGGGAGTCGTGGCAAAGCGAGGCAAGATTAACACAAAGAaaccaaagaagagaaagatatccCGTGTGATGAAGTGCAAGATAGAGAAGCGACAGAAGGAGGCAGTGGCGATGCAGCTCTTACTGGCTC AGATTAATGCCagacaacaagagcaacaacaggaACTTTCAGAGGCATTATCTACAGCAAACAATGAGAATGAGAACCCCACAGTGGTGAAAACTGCAGTAAATAGTGATACCAATGAACCACCTCACACTACAACCCAGACTGAGACAACACTGGACAGTAACACTCAAGAATCCAGTGAGGCAAGAATAGGAGACAGTGCAACAAGTGAACCACCCAACACTGCCaccaagacagagacagacaaagagggtGAGAGAAAAGCATGTAAAGCTGAAGacggaaagaaacaagaatcagaccaagaaaagaatgaggggagaactgaagataatgatgaaaacaaagaaaactccAGTAAATCATCCAACATAAACCCTcaattagtgaagactccaaGTGATGATAAACCTAAAATCATATGGAAGATTAAAGAAACCCAGGAAGCCATCGCACAAGACAGCACTCCAGCACTAGACAAGACCAGCAACTCGGACACAAgcactgaaggaaaggaaacaactcAGCAGTCCTCAGATGAACCCAAGTCTTTCCAATCTCCTGCTCAACTACAACTGCTCGCCAATGATCCGCTGGTAGTGAAGAAAGCATCTGAGCTTCTTGAAATACTAAAGGCAGAAAGCAAACCTGTTGGACCCAGAGA GTATTGTCACCAGGTGGTCACTCCAGAAGTCAATGCTGTGGCCAAGGAGCTCATCTTAACCCTCATGGCCTTCCAGAAGCGACATTACCAGCGCGACCCCACCAAGGCACGCATAAG GAAGCGTTATGTGTGCGGCCTGAAGGAGACCACCAAGCTGATGGGCAAGATGAGCTGTGTGATCATGGCACCAAACATCCAGCAGTGTGAGGGGCCAG GCTCACTGGATGATACTGTGGAGAAGCTGCTCAACCAGGCGGAGAAGCTGAAGGTACCGGTGGTGTTTGCCTTGTCCACCAAGGAGATGAAGTACCTGTGTCGCAAGAGCAGCAGGAAAGTAAGCTGTTTTGGCATCATCAACTACCAAGGGGCCCAG GACATATTCCAGCGTCTGATGCAGCTCATGCCGGAGGCGCAGAAGCAGTACCAAGAGCTGGTGGCGAGTGGACAGTGCTCGCTGCCCAAGGAtggggaagatgaggaagaggaggaggaagaaggggagccACTGAAGAAAGATTTGACATCAGAAATTGTGAATCGTACTAAATCCTTACTCATGGCTCCCTGA
- the LOC123510634 gene encoding titin homolog isoform X2 yields the protein MPKPSYSYTKILKSKQPVNNASVPETKSVKQDFSFSNDSHWPTLGESLPLYKTPEKNSKASKTEKRDSNPWVKKSNESSPTKFLTKNPWQEKGMAEQATDAFIQHKTTETNSPLKSPGKNTSPQQERSKPEHNRDASVRPKSIETNNSTKKFANISGVTRQERSTAEQFTGDSVRSRITGGNSKAHENSVKTKQSHTQRKAETNSRSDHNAIENKKPNLPKDKSNEYNQEPRSQKSYAKTATNTDVKEIHKQNQEGTQAKQNTEQNDSDLFQWQVIGEKKNKIKKPKIKPEDELGDSAQFPKLVRGDGNKHRVLPDKPAQDDKIRENQENINKKKYVDVPKGKGANSTSTREASEGAIRKDTKTLKPSQKEKKKPRPTRVTSLANCSNKKEIRANPKAAITSNTAEAAAAAAPKPLSEEALQKKLAFKLMKKEEKMRKREMKILQARMASRDTKVSVISSVFLEKTQATNKTSMQPSNQINLTFEEYPSLQMQRKVTKRDLPQTPRSLPSHTDTCRYSPSLTPGTSDHQASPSLQTTTEISQNSDNKLAGVTKTSQKVRQKSDDLLSGLLPINASDDDDDDGGGLEQAAVTYRKALLSAKAIKVAKQDTMHSEPPAKTLMDVSPPKKQIRTKDPLTLNLQALAAKCRKNKKREAAYLEEKYLSAKRKDDRDDEFPARKPGSSVLPKVAGVVAKRGKINTKKPKKRKISRVMKCKIEKRQKEAVAMQLLLAQINARQQEQQQELSEALSTANNENENPTVVKTAVNSDTNEPPHTTTQTETTLDSNTQESSEARIGDSATSEPPNTATKTETDKEGERKACKAEDGKKQESDQEKNEGRTEDNDENKENSSKSSNINPQLVKTPSDDKPKIIWKIKETQEAIAQDSTPALDKTSNSDTSTEGKETTQQSSDEPKSFQSPAQLQLLANDPLVVKKASELLEILKAESKPVGPREYCHQVVTPEVNAVAKELILTLMAFQKRHYQRDPTKARIRKRYVCGLKETTKLMGKMSCVIMAPNIQQCEGPGSLDDTVEKLLNQAEKLKVPVVFALSTKEMKYLCRKSSRKVSCFGIINYQGAQDIFQRLMQLMPEAQKQYQELVASGQCSLPKDGEDEEEEEEEGEPLKKDLTSEIVNRTKSLLMAP from the exons ATGCCCAAGCCGTCTTACAGCTACACTAAGATCCTGAAGAGCAAACAGCCTGTGAATAATGCAAGTGTACCAGAAACAAAGTCAGTCAAGCAAGATTTCTCCTTCAGCAATGACAGTCACTGGCCAACATTAGGCGAGTCACTTCCTCTATACAAGACACCAGAGAAGAACAGCAAAGCATCcaagacagaaaagagagacagtaaTCCTTGGGTTAAAAAGAGCAATGAAAGTTCACCAACAAAATTTCTCACCAAAAATCCGTggcaagagaaaggaatggcAGAGCAGGCAACTGATGCTTTTATACAACACAAAACTACAGAAACAAACTCCCCTTTGAAATCTCCAGGAAAAAATACAAGTCCACAGCAAGAAAGAAGTAAACCAGAACACAACAGAGATGCATCAGTGAGGCCAAAGAGTATAGAAACAAACAATTCCACAAAGAAGTTTGCAAACATCTCTGGAGTCACAAGGCAAGAAAGAAGCACAGCAGAACAATTCACAGGGGACTCAGTAAGGTCACGTATTACAGGTGGAAACTCTAAGGCCCATGAAAATAGTGTTAAGACAAAACAATCTCACACtcaaagaaaagcagaaacaaATTCTCGTAGTGATCACAatgcaatagaaaataaaaagccaAATCTTCCAAAAGACAAGAGTAATGAATATAACCAAGAACCAAGAAGTCAGAAGAGTTATGCAAAAACTGCCACAAACACTGACGTCAAAGAAATTCATAAACAAAACCAGGAGGGCACTCAAGCTAAACAAAACACCGAACAGAACGACTCAGATCTTTTCCAGTGGCAGGtaataggagagaagaaaaataaaatcaagaaaccCAAAATCAAACCAGAAGATGAGTTAGGTGACTCTGCTCAGTTTCCAAAGCTTGTTAGAGGTGATGGGAACAAGCATAGAGTCCTGCCTGACAAGCCAGCCCAGGATGACAAGATAAGAGAGAATCAAGAGAAcatcaacaaaaagaaatatgtggATGTGCCAAAAGGTAAAGGTGCAAATTCCACATCCACTCGGGAGGCAAGTGAAGGTGCAATTAGGAAAGACACAAAGACACTCAAACCAagtcagaaggaaaaaaagaaaccacgACCAACAAGAGTGACGAGTCTAGCAAACTGCagcaataaaaaggaaataagagctAATCCAAAAGCAGCTATCACCTCCAacacagcagaagcagcagcagcagcagcaccaaagCCTCTGAGTGAAGAAGCCTTACAGAAGAAACTGGCTTTTAAacttatgaaaaaagaagagaagatgaggaagagagaaatgaagattcTCCAAGCTCGCATGGCATCAAGAGACACAAAAGTTTCAGTGATATCGTCAGTTTTCTTGGAGAAGACACAGGCGACAAACAAGACATCAATGCAACCTTCCAACCAAATTAACTTAACCTTTGAGGAATACCCATCCTTACAAATGCAGAGAAAGGTGACCAAGAGAGACCTCCCTCAGACCCCAAGAAGCCTTccatcacacacagacacttgccGATACTCACCAAGCCTCACACCAGGCACCAGTGACCACCAAGCCTCACCAAGCCTTCAGACAACCACTGAGATCTCACAGAACTCTGATAACAAACTTGCCGGGGTcaccaaaacatcacaaaaagtACGACAAAAGAGTGATGACTTGCTGTCAGGGCTTCTACCAATAAAtgccagtgatgatgatgatgatgatggtggtggtttagagCAGGCTGCAGTTACCTACAGGAAAGCTCTTCTCTCAGCAAAAGCCATAAAGGTGGCAAAGCAAGACACAATGCATAGTGAGCCTCCTGCCAAAACCCTGATGGACGTATCACCACCAAAGAAGCAAATCAGAACCAAAGATCCACTGACACTCAACCTCCAAGCCCTCGCTGCTAAAtgtaggaagaacaagaagagagaggcaGCGTATTTGGAGGAG AAATATTTGTCTGCCAAGAGAAAGGATGACAGAGATGATGAATTTCCTGCTAGAAAGCCAGGGTCTTCTGTGCTGCCCAAG GTGGCGGGAGTCGTGGCAAAGCGAGGCAAGATTAACACAAAGAaaccaaagaagagaaagatatccCGTGTGATGAAGTGCAAGATAGAGAAGCGACAGAAGGAGGCAGTGGCGATGCAGCTCTTACTGGCTC AGATTAATGCCagacaacaagagcaacaacaggaACTTTCAGAGGCATTATCTACAGCAAACAATGAGAATGAGAACCCCACAGTGGTGAAAACTGCAGTAAATAGTGATACCAATGAACCACCTCACACTACAACCCAGACTGAGACAACACTGGACAGTAACACTCAAGAATCCAGTGAGGCAAGAATAGGAGACAGTGCAACAAGTGAACCACCCAACACTGCCaccaagacagagacagacaaagagggtGAGAGAAAAGCATGTAAAGCTGAAGacggaaagaaacaagaatcagaccaagaaaagaatgaggggagaactgaagataatgatgaaaacaaagaaaactccAGTAAATCATCCAACATAAACCCTcaattagtgaagactccaaGTGATGATAAACCTAAAATCATATGGAAGATTAAAGAAACCCAGGAAGCCATCGCACAAGACAGCACTCCAGCACTAGACAAGACCAGCAACTCGGACACAAgcactgaaggaaaggaaacaactcAGCAGTCCTCAGATGAACCCAAGTCTTTCCAATCTCCTGCTCAACTACAACTGCTCGCCAATGATCCGCTGGTAGTGAAGAAAGCATCTGAGCTTCTTGAAATACTAAAGGCAGAAAGCAAACCTGTTGGACCCAGAGA GTATTGTCACCAGGTGGTCACTCCAGAAGTCAATGCTGTGGCCAAGGAGCTCATCTTAACCCTCATGGCCTTCCAGAAGCGACATTACCAGCGCGACCCCACCAAGGCACGCATAAG GAAGCGTTATGTGTGCGGCCTGAAGGAGACCACCAAGCTGATGGGCAAGATGAGCTGTGTGATCATGGCACCAAACATCCAGCAGTGTGAGGGGCCAG GCTCACTGGATGATACTGTGGAGAAGCTGCTCAACCAGGCGGAGAAGCTGAAGGTACCGGTGGTGTTTGCCTTGTCCACCAAGGAGATGAAGTACCTGTGTCGCAAGAGCAGCAGGAAAGTAAGCTGTTTTGGCATCATCAACTACCAAGGGGCCCAG GACATATTCCAGCGTCTGATGCAGCTCATGCCGGAGGCGCAGAAGCAGTACCAAGAGCTGGTGGCGAGTGGACAGTGCTCGCTGCCCAAGGAtggggaagatgaggaagaggaggaggaagaaggggagccACTGAAGAAAGATTTGACATCAGAAATTGTGAATCGTACTAAATCCTTACTCATGGCTCCCTGA